A window of the Brassica napus cultivar Da-Ae chromosome C5, Da-Ae, whole genome shotgun sequence genome harbors these coding sequences:
- the LOC106394932 gene encoding probable 2-oxoglutarate-dependent dioxygenase AOP1 isoform X1, translating to MTISSKPQCLPLSLPVIDFSVPNLKAETPQWDSVRAQVRKALEDFGCFEALFDGASVELRKAVFEASQEVFDLPLETKLSAKSENNRNSGYSGQVSGMPLFEGMGFDDVDKPEVVNKLTHKVWPQGNITFSNTVQSFAEKLIELNVKVRTMLMESFGLEKYVEEHLTSAKNRFHLFKYKGLDDNTEEDVGIDTHIDRHFLTILCQNDVVDGLEIRAKDGEEWFKAKPSQDSSYLVMVGASLHVLLNGRVHPPLHHVVITGKKDRYVAGLFLRPKEGLIIKAPEEIVDDEHPRLYKPFNFEDYFKFTYIDTKKRDLPALKAYCAL from the exons ATGACGATAAGTTCAAAACCCCAATGTCTTCCTCTTTCTCTCCCGGTCATTGACTTCTCGGTTCCAAACCTTAAAGCGGAAACTCCCCAGTGGGACTCGGTTAGAGCCCAAGTCCGAAAAGCCCTAGAAGATTTCGGATGTTTCGAGGCCTTGTTCGATGGAGCTTCAGTGGAGCTACGTAAGGCTGTGTTCGAGGCCTCGCAGGAAGTTTTTGATTTACCATTGGAGACCAAACTGAGTGCAAAGTCAGAGAACAATCGTAACAGTGGATACTCTGGTCAGGTTTCGGGTATGCCTTTATTCGAAGGCATGGGCTTTGACGATGTAGATAAGCCTGAGGTTGTCAACAAGTTGACTCACAAGGTTTGGCCTCAAGGGAACATCACCTTCAG CAATACTGTTCAGTCGTTTGCGGAGAAGTTAATAGAGCTAAACGTGAAGGTGAGGACAATGCTCATGGAAAGTTTCGGGCTTGAGAAATACGTAGAGGAACATCTTACCTCAGCGAAGAACCGCTTTCATTTATTCAAATACAAAGGACTTGACGATAATACAGAAGAGGATGTAGGTATTGACACTCACATCGATAGACATTTCCTCACAATACTTTGCCAGAATGACGTAGTAGATGGCTTGGAGATCAGAGCCAAAGACGGTGAAGAGTGGTTCAAAGCTAAGCCATCTCAAGACTCTTCTTACCTTGTTATGGTTGGAGCTTCTCTTCAT GTACTGTTGAACGGTAGGGTACATCCTCCGCTTCACCATGTGGTTATAACCGGGAAAAAAGATCGATATGTGGCTGGACTGTTCTTGCGTCCTAAAGAAGGACTTATTATTAAAGCGCCTGAGGAGATTGTTGATGATGAACATCCTCGTCTTTATAAGCCTTTTAATTTTGAGGATTACTTTAAGTTTACCTACATAGACACCAAGAAGAGAGATCTGCCTGCTCTCAAGGCTTATTGTGCCCTTTGA
- the LOC106394932 gene encoding 2-oxoglutarate-dependent dioxygenase AOP2 isoform X2, with amino-acid sequence MTISSKPQCLPLSLPVIDFSVPNLKAETPQWDSVRAQVRKALEDFGCFEALFDGASVELRKAVFEASQEVFDLPLETKLSAKSENNRNSGYSGQVSGMPLFEGMGFDDVDKPEVVNKLTHKVWPQGNITFSNTVQSFAEKLIELNVKVRTMLMESFGLEKYVEEHLTSAKNRFHLFKYKGLDDNTEEDVGIDTHIDRHFLTILCQNDVVDGLEIRAKDGEEWFKAKPSQDSSYLVMVLLNGRVHPPLHHVVITGKKDRYVAGLFLRPKEGLIIKAPEEIVDDEHPRLYKPFNFEDYFKFTYIDTKKRDLPALKAYCAL; translated from the exons ATGACGATAAGTTCAAAACCCCAATGTCTTCCTCTTTCTCTCCCGGTCATTGACTTCTCGGTTCCAAACCTTAAAGCGGAAACTCCCCAGTGGGACTCGGTTAGAGCCCAAGTCCGAAAAGCCCTAGAAGATTTCGGATGTTTCGAGGCCTTGTTCGATGGAGCTTCAGTGGAGCTACGTAAGGCTGTGTTCGAGGCCTCGCAGGAAGTTTTTGATTTACCATTGGAGACCAAACTGAGTGCAAAGTCAGAGAACAATCGTAACAGTGGATACTCTGGTCAGGTTTCGGGTATGCCTTTATTCGAAGGCATGGGCTTTGACGATGTAGATAAGCCTGAGGTTGTCAACAAGTTGACTCACAAGGTTTGGCCTCAAGGGAACATCACCTTCAG CAATACTGTTCAGTCGTTTGCGGAGAAGTTAATAGAGCTAAACGTGAAGGTGAGGACAATGCTCATGGAAAGTTTCGGGCTTGAGAAATACGTAGAGGAACATCTTACCTCAGCGAAGAACCGCTTTCATTTATTCAAATACAAAGGACTTGACGATAATACAGAAGAGGATGTAGGTATTGACACTCACATCGATAGACATTTCCTCACAATACTTTGCCAGAATGACGTAGTAGATGGCTTGGAGATCAGAGCCAAAGACGGTGAAGAGTGGTTCAAAGCTAAGCCATCTCAAGACTCTTCTTACCTTGTTATG GTACTGTTGAACGGTAGGGTACATCCTCCGCTTCACCATGTGGTTATAACCGGGAAAAAAGATCGATATGTGGCTGGACTGTTCTTGCGTCCTAAAGAAGGACTTATTATTAAAGCGCCTGAGGAGATTGTTGATGATGAACATCCTCGTCTTTATAAGCCTTTTAATTTTGAGGATTACTTTAAGTTTACCTACATAGACACCAAGAAGAGAGATCTGCCTGCTCTCAAGGCTTATTGTGCCCTTTGA